A part of Calonectris borealis chromosome 30, bCalBor7.hap1.2, whole genome shotgun sequence genomic DNA contains:
- the TAMALIN gene encoding protein TAMALIN — protein sequence MTLRRLRRLRPKEEDAAAAPERPGPADVYRALAVAGGTLPRVRKGAGFRWASPSQSPEEHRRVVTLEKKAEETFGFEIQTYGLHHQDRNSVEMFTFVCRVHGGSPAEAAGLKAGDTITGVNGLNVEGVRHREIVEIIKSSGNMLRLDTLYGTSIRRAELEARLQYLKQTLYEKWGEYRSLMVQEQRLVRGVVAKDPSIYDTLESIRWCLQGEGGLPGGSPRPSACGSDDSLYQTCLFASADSLDGDKDGDKDGDSGGPAPPPPRPRPALARSASLKCGGGPGAAGRLWARAGDPGEGAAAPRKGRHSSFRRRLLKFIPGLNRALEEEESHL from the exons ATGACCctgcggcggctccggcggctcCGGCCGAAGGAGGAGGATgcggcggcggccccggagcgccccggccccgccgacgTCTACCGGGCGCTGGCGGTCGCCGGCGGCACCCTGCCCCGGGTGCGCAAG GGTGCGGGGTTCAGGTGGGCGTCCCCGAGCCAGTCCCCGGAGGAGCACAG GAGGGTGGTGACGCTGGAGAAGAAGGCAGAAGAGACCTTCGGCTTCGAGATCCAG ACCTACGGGCTGCACCACCAGGACAGGAACAGTGTGGAGATGTTCACCTTCGTGTGCCGGGTCCACGGCGGGAGCCCGGCTGAGGCGGCGGGGCTCAAGGCCG GGGACACGATCACAGGGGTGAACGGGCTGAACGTGGAGGGCGTCCGGCACCGCGAGATCGTGGAGATCATCAAGAGCTCGGGCAACATGCTCCG GCTCGACACGCTCTATGGGACGTCCATCCGGAGGGCCGAGCTGGAGGCCCGGCTGCAGTACCTGAAG CAAACGCTCTACGAGAAGTGGGGGGAGTACCGCTCGCTGATGGTGCAGGAGCAGCGGCTGGTGCGGG GCGTGGTGGCCAAGGACCCCAGCATCTACGACACGCTGGAGTCGATCCGCTGGTGCCTGCAGGGTGagggggggctgcccggcggctccccccgccccagcgcctGCGGCAGCGACGACTCCCTCTACCAGACCTGCCTCTTCGCCTCCGCCGACTCGCtggatggggacaaggacggggacaaggatggggacagcgggggtcCCGCACCCCCCCCGCCACGACCCCGGCCGGCCCTGGCCCGCAGCGCCAGCCTCAAgtgcggcggggggccgggggccgcggggcggctgTGGGCCCGGGCCGgggaccccggggagggggcggccgccccccgcaAGGGCCGGCACAGCAGCTTCCGCCGGCGGCTGCTCAAGTTCATCCCGGGACTGAACCGggcgctggaggaggaggagagccacCTCTAG
- the NR4A1 gene encoding nuclear receptor subfamily 4immunitygroup A member 1 isoform X2 — protein MPCIQAQYGTAGTGPCERCPAELLSPEGGRFPMEVAGADLVAAPALPSFSTFMEGYAGEFDAFLYQLPAGSQPTAAFKLEDFQVYGCYPGAFGGQPDETLSSSGSDCYGSPCSVPSPATPGFQLPQAPGWEGSFGAYSPPPNYEGGRPWAEPAKGGGSQPPFFAFGPPAPSPGGSPGTLKGQPGPSPRLDPRLLDTDAFALAQGSPGGFAGLAPASPLLEGPALAPAKARSPGAGEGRCAVCGDNASCQHYGVRTCEGCKGFFKRTVQKNAKYICLANKDCPVDKRRRNRCQFCRFQKCLAVGMVKEVVRTDSLKGRRGRLPSKPKQLPDASPVSLITSLVRAHIDSVPSATKLDYSKFQESAPCQFEKEDSVDVQQFYDLLTGSMDVIRKWAEKIQGFAELPKEDQDLLLESAFLELFILRLAYRSKPEEGKLIFCNGVVLHRLQCVRGFGEWIDAILEFSQSLHRMSVDIPSFSCLAALVIITGETPPAHRCPLPHPAAITLASHLVAVPNLDRHGLKEPKRVEELQNRIVGCLKDHVAAAGAEPGRPGCLSKLLGKLPELRSLCTQGLQRIFYLKLEDLVPPPPIVDKIFMDTLPF, from the exons ATGCCCTGCATCCAGGCGCAGTACGGCACGGCGGGCACCGGCCCCTGCGAGCGCTGCCCGGCCGAGCTGCTCAGCCCCGAGGGTGGCCGCTTCCCCATGGAGGTGGCCGGAGCGGACCTGGTggccgcccccgccctgcccagCTTCAGCACCTTCATGGAGGGCTACGCCGGCGAGTTCGACGCCTTCCTCTACCAGCTGCCGGCCGGCAGCCAGCCCACCGCCGCCTTCAAGCTGGAGGACTTCCAGGTGTACGGCTGCTACCCCGGCGCCTTCGGCGGGCAGCCGGATGAGACCCTCTCCTCCAGCGGCTCGGACTGTTACGGCAGCCCCTGCTCCGTCCCCTCGCCCGCCACGCCGGGCTTCCAACTGCCGCAGGCTCCGGGCTGGGAGGGCTCCTTCGGGGCGTACTCGCCCCCACCGAACTACGAGGGCGGGCGGCCCTGGGCTGAGCCGGCCAAGGGCGGTGGGTCGCAGCCCCCCTTCTTCGCCTTCGgccccccggcacccagcccCGGCGGGTCCCCCGGGACGTTGAAGGGGCAGCCGGGTCCCTCGCCCCGCCTGGACCCGCGGCTGCTGGACACGGACGCCTTCGCCCTGGCCCAGGGCTCCCCCGGGGGCTTCGCCGGGCTGGCCCCCGCCTCGCCGCTGCTGGAGGGGCCGGCGCTGGCCCCCGCCAAGGcacgcagccccggggcgggcgaGGGCCGCTGCGCCGTCTGCGGGGACAACGCCTCCTGCCAGCACTACGGCGTGCGGACCTGCGAGGGCTGCAAGGGCTTCTTCAAG CGCACGGTGCAGAAGAACGCCAAGTACATCTGCCTGGCCAACAAGGACTGCCCCGTGGACAAGCGGCGGAGGAATCGCTGCCAGTTCTGCCGCTTCCAGAAGTGCCTGGCCGTCGGCATGGTCAAAGAAG TGGTCCGGACCGACAGCCTGAagggccggcggggccggctgcCCTCCAAGCCCAAGCAGCTGCCGGACGCATCCCCCGTCAGCCTCATCACCTCCCTGGTGCGGGCGCACATCGACTCCGTCCCCAGCGCCACCAAGCTCGACTACTCCAAG TTCCAGGAGTCGGCACCGTGCCAGTTCGAGAAGGAGGATTCGGTGGACGTGCAGCAGTTTTACGACCTGCTCACCGGCTCCATGGACGTCATCCGTAAGTGGGCTGAGAAGATCCAGGGCTTCGCCGAGCTGCCCAAGGAGGACCAGGACCTGCTGCTGGAGTCAGCCTTCCTCGAGCTCTTCATCCTCCGCCTGGCGTACCG CTCCAAGCCGGAGGAAGGGAAACTCATCTTCTGCAACGGGGTGGTGCTGCACCGCCTGCAGTGCGTGCGGGGCTTCGGCGAGTGGATCGACGCCATCCTCGAGTTCTCCCAGAGCCTGCACCGCATGAGCGTCGAcatcccctccttctcctgcctcgCCGCCCTCGTCATCATCACAGGTGAGACCCCCCCCGCCCACCGctgtccccttccccaccctgcGGCCATCACCCTGGCCTCACACCTCGTGGCCGTCCCCAACCTAGACCGCCACGGGCTGAAGGAGCCGAAGCGGGTGGAGGAGCTGCAGAACCGCATCGTGGGCTGCCTGAAGGACCacgtggcggcggcgggggccgagccgggccgccCCGGCTGCCTCTCCAAGCTGCTGGGCAAACTGCCCGAGCTGCGCAGCCTCTGCACCCAGGGCCTCCAGCGCATCTTCTACCTGAAGCTGGAGGACTTGGTGCCACCACCGCCCATCGTCGACAAGATCTTCATGGACACGCTGCCCTTCTGA
- the NR4A1 gene encoding nuclear receptor subfamily 4immunitygroup A member 1 isoform X1: MPCIQAQYGTAGTGPCERCPAELLSPEGGRFPMEVAGADLVAAPALPSFSTFMEGYAGEFDAFLYQLPAGSQPTAAFKLEDFQVYGCYPGAFGGQPDETLSSSGSDCYGSPCSVPSPATPGFQLPQAPGWEGSFGAYSPPPNYEGGRPWAEPAKGGGSQPPFFAFGPPAPSPGGSPGTLKGQPGPSPRLDPRLLDTDAFALAQGSPGGFAGLAPASPLLEGPALAPAKARSPGAGEGRCAVCGDNASCQHYGVRTCEGCKGFFKRTVQKNAKYICLANKDCPVDKRRRNRCQFCRFQKCLAVGMVKEVVRTDSLKGRRGRLPSKPKQLPDASPVSLITSLVRAHIDSVPSATKLDYSKFQESAPCQFEKEDSVDVQQFYDLLTGSMDVIRKWAEKIQGFAELPKEDQDLLLESAFLELFILRLAYRSKPEEGKLIFCNGVVLHRLQCVRGFGEWIDAILEFSQSLHRMSVDIPSFSCLAALVIITDRHGLKEPKRVEELQNRIVGCLKDHVAAAGAEPGRPGCLSKLLGKLPELRSLCTQGLQRIFYLKLEDLVPPPPIVDKIFMDTLPF, translated from the exons ATGCCCTGCATCCAGGCGCAGTACGGCACGGCGGGCACCGGCCCCTGCGAGCGCTGCCCGGCCGAGCTGCTCAGCCCCGAGGGTGGCCGCTTCCCCATGGAGGTGGCCGGAGCGGACCTGGTggccgcccccgccctgcccagCTTCAGCACCTTCATGGAGGGCTACGCCGGCGAGTTCGACGCCTTCCTCTACCAGCTGCCGGCCGGCAGCCAGCCCACCGCCGCCTTCAAGCTGGAGGACTTCCAGGTGTACGGCTGCTACCCCGGCGCCTTCGGCGGGCAGCCGGATGAGACCCTCTCCTCCAGCGGCTCGGACTGTTACGGCAGCCCCTGCTCCGTCCCCTCGCCCGCCACGCCGGGCTTCCAACTGCCGCAGGCTCCGGGCTGGGAGGGCTCCTTCGGGGCGTACTCGCCCCCACCGAACTACGAGGGCGGGCGGCCCTGGGCTGAGCCGGCCAAGGGCGGTGGGTCGCAGCCCCCCTTCTTCGCCTTCGgccccccggcacccagcccCGGCGGGTCCCCCGGGACGTTGAAGGGGCAGCCGGGTCCCTCGCCCCGCCTGGACCCGCGGCTGCTGGACACGGACGCCTTCGCCCTGGCCCAGGGCTCCCCCGGGGGCTTCGCCGGGCTGGCCCCCGCCTCGCCGCTGCTGGAGGGGCCGGCGCTGGCCCCCGCCAAGGcacgcagccccggggcgggcgaGGGCCGCTGCGCCGTCTGCGGGGACAACGCCTCCTGCCAGCACTACGGCGTGCGGACCTGCGAGGGCTGCAAGGGCTTCTTCAAG CGCACGGTGCAGAAGAACGCCAAGTACATCTGCCTGGCCAACAAGGACTGCCCCGTGGACAAGCGGCGGAGGAATCGCTGCCAGTTCTGCCGCTTCCAGAAGTGCCTGGCCGTCGGCATGGTCAAAGAAG TGGTCCGGACCGACAGCCTGAagggccggcggggccggctgcCCTCCAAGCCCAAGCAGCTGCCGGACGCATCCCCCGTCAGCCTCATCACCTCCCTGGTGCGGGCGCACATCGACTCCGTCCCCAGCGCCACCAAGCTCGACTACTCCAAG TTCCAGGAGTCGGCACCGTGCCAGTTCGAGAAGGAGGATTCGGTGGACGTGCAGCAGTTTTACGACCTGCTCACCGGCTCCATGGACGTCATCCGTAAGTGGGCTGAGAAGATCCAGGGCTTCGCCGAGCTGCCCAAGGAGGACCAGGACCTGCTGCTGGAGTCAGCCTTCCTCGAGCTCTTCATCCTCCGCCTGGCGTACCG CTCCAAGCCGGAGGAAGGGAAACTCATCTTCTGCAACGGGGTGGTGCTGCACCGCCTGCAGTGCGTGCGGGGCTTCGGCGAGTGGATCGACGCCATCCTCGAGTTCTCCCAGAGCCTGCACCGCATGAGCGTCGAcatcccctccttctcctgcctcgCCGCCCTCGTCATCATCACAG ACCGCCACGGGCTGAAGGAGCCGAAGCGGGTGGAGGAGCTGCAGAACCGCATCGTGGGCTGCCTGAAGGACCacgtggcggcggcgggggccgagccgggccgccCCGGCTGCCTCTCCAAGCTGCTGGGCAAACTGCCCGAGCTGCGCAGCCTCTGCACCCAGGGCCTCCAGCGCATCTTCTACCTGAAGCTGGAGGACTTGGTGCCACCACCGCCCATCGTCGACAAGATCTTCATGGACACGCTGCCCTTCTGA
- the ATG101 gene encoding autophagy-related protein 101 isoform X1, translated as MVCPHPPYVDGLLHFPPPRGQMVGPGRTHRRTPPGATPAMNCRAEVLEVSVEGRQVEEAMLAVLHTVLLHRSTGKFHYKKEGTYSIGTVGTQDVDCDFIDFAYVRVSSEELDRALRKAVGEFKDALRNSGSDGMGQISLEFYQKKKSRWPFSDECIPWELWTIKVNVVNLANEQERQICREKVGEKLCEKIINIVEVMNRHEYLPKMPTQSEVDNVFDTSLKDVQPYLYKISYQITDSLGTSVTTTMRRLIKDTLAL; from the exons ATGGTGTGTCCCCACCCCCCCTACGTAGATGGGCTGCTCCACTTCCCTCCTCCCCGCGGTCAGATGGTCGGTCCCGGGCG cacccaccgTCGCACCCCCCCTGGAGCCACCCCCGCCATGAATTGCCGAGCGGAGGTGCTGGAGGTGTCGGTGGAGGGTCGGCAGGTGGAGGAGGCCATGCTGGCGGTGCTCCACACCGTCCTGCTGCACCGCAGCACCGGCAAGTTCCACTACAAGAAGGAAGGCACCTACTCCATCGGCACCGTGGGCACCCAGGACGTGGACTGTGACTTCATCGACTTCGCCTATGTCCGCGTCTCCTCCGAGGAGCTCGACCGAGCCCTCCGCAAGGCCGTCGGGGAGTTCAAG GACGCGCTTCGCAACTCGGGGAGCGACGGGATGGGGCAGATCTCCCTGGAGTTCTACCAGAAGAAGAAGTCGCGTTGGCCCTTCTCGGACGAATGCATCCCCTGGGAGCTGTGGACCATCAAGGTGAACGTGGTGAACCTGGCTAACGAGCAGGAGCGGCAGATCTGCCGGGAGAAGGTGGGCGAGAAGCTCTGCGAGAAGATCATCAACATCGTGGAGGTGATGAACCGCCACGAGTACCTGCCCAAGATGCCCACCCAGTCGGAGGTGGACAACGTCTTCGACACCAGCCTGAAGGACGTGCAGCCCTACCTGTACAAGATCTCCTACCAGATCACGGACTCCCTGGGCACCTCGGTCACCACCACCATGCGCCGGCTCATCAAGGACACGCTGGCTTTGTAG
- the ATG101 gene encoding autophagy-related protein 101 isoform X2, whose amino-acid sequence MGCSTSLLPAVRCTHRRTPPGATPAMNCRAEVLEVSVEGRQVEEAMLAVLHTVLLHRSTGKFHYKKEGTYSIGTVGTQDVDCDFIDFAYVRVSSEELDRALRKAVGEFKDALRNSGSDGMGQISLEFYQKKKSRWPFSDECIPWELWTIKVNVVNLANEQERQICREKVGEKLCEKIINIVEVMNRHEYLPKMPTQSEVDNVFDTSLKDVQPYLYKISYQITDSLGTSVTTTMRRLIKDTLAL is encoded by the exons ATGGGCTGCTCCACTTCCCTCCTCCCCGCGGTCAGATG cacccaccgTCGCACCCCCCCTGGAGCCACCCCCGCCATGAATTGCCGAGCGGAGGTGCTGGAGGTGTCGGTGGAGGGTCGGCAGGTGGAGGAGGCCATGCTGGCGGTGCTCCACACCGTCCTGCTGCACCGCAGCACCGGCAAGTTCCACTACAAGAAGGAAGGCACCTACTCCATCGGCACCGTGGGCACCCAGGACGTGGACTGTGACTTCATCGACTTCGCCTATGTCCGCGTCTCCTCCGAGGAGCTCGACCGAGCCCTCCGCAAGGCCGTCGGGGAGTTCAAG GACGCGCTTCGCAACTCGGGGAGCGACGGGATGGGGCAGATCTCCCTGGAGTTCTACCAGAAGAAGAAGTCGCGTTGGCCCTTCTCGGACGAATGCATCCCCTGGGAGCTGTGGACCATCAAGGTGAACGTGGTGAACCTGGCTAACGAGCAGGAGCGGCAGATCTGCCGGGAGAAGGTGGGCGAGAAGCTCTGCGAGAAGATCATCAACATCGTGGAGGTGATGAACCGCCACGAGTACCTGCCCAAGATGCCCACCCAGTCGGAGGTGGACAACGTCTTCGACACCAGCCTGAAGGACGTGCAGCCCTACCTGTACAAGATCTCCTACCAGATCACGGACTCCCTGGGCACCTCGGTCACCACCACCATGCGCCGGCTCATCAAGGACACGCTGGCTTTGTAG